The following coding sequences are from one Verrucomicrobiota bacterium window:
- a CDS encoding glycosyltransferase has translation MGRMELPKGGDVLLRAVDRIAERQGEELVLTMAGDGSARGAWESLASGIQSRHRHLSIRFTGWLGEEAKAEMLGKAHLMVVPSLWPEPFGMVGPEAAFYAVPSVAFDRGGISEWLRHDENGWLVHAGTDPANRLADALEMALQNRARLRSWSVQALAGADRFGWESHVRVLEEVFGEVSRGGRS, from the coding sequence ATGGGGCGAATGGAACTTCCCAAGGGTGGCGACGTGTTGTTGCGCGCGGTGGATCGGATCGCGGAGCGGCAGGGCGAGGAGTTGGTCTTGACCATGGCCGGGGATGGAAGCGCGCGTGGGGCATGGGAAAGTCTTGCGTCGGGCATTCAATCCCGGCACCGGCACCTTTCGATTCGGTTTACAGGCTGGTTGGGGGAGGAGGCCAAGGCCGAGATGCTGGGGAAGGCGCACTTGATGGTGGTGCCGAGCTTATGGCCGGAGCCTTTCGGCATGGTGGGTCCGGAGGCGGCCTTTTACGCGGTGCCGAGCGTGGCGTTCGATCGGGGAGGGATTTCGGAATGGTTGCGTCATGACGAGAATGGATGGCTGGTGCATGCCGGAACCGACCCGGCCAACCGACTGGCCGATGCGTTGGAAATGGCGTTGCAGAATCGAGCGAGATTGCGGTCGTGGTCCGTGCAGGCCTTGGCGGGCGCGGATCGATTTGGATGGGAATCCCATGTGCGCGTTTTGGAGGAAGTGTTTGGGGAGGTGAGCCGGGGAGGCAGGTCGTGA
- a CDS encoding glycosyltransferase family 4 protein, translating into MRIAITNWTPRMAGGVERYLAGLVPRLRERGAEIAFLFENDEAEGSRARVAGKGVEWHGPLKHRGEVATFLGSWKPELIYAHGFRRATLDREAAGAKTVWFLHQYTGACVDGAKTHRWPVIEPCSRPFGPGCLVQYFPRRCGGLNPLTLWRLYREQRYRQETLRRARVLLTHSAHLEREYSRYGLGVPIRRVPFPAGPEAKVQGRGDRDY; encoded by the coding sequence ATGCGCATCGCGATAACGAATTGGACGCCGCGGATGGCCGGGGGGGTGGAACGTTATCTGGCGGGCTTGGTGCCGAGGCTGAGGGAGCGGGGGGCCGAGATCGCATTTTTGTTCGAGAATGATGAGGCGGAAGGCAGCCGGGCAAGGGTGGCGGGGAAGGGGGTGGAGTGGCACGGTCCGTTGAAACACCGGGGGGAAGTCGCGACATTTCTAGGCTCGTGGAAACCCGAGTTGATCTACGCCCACGGGTTTCGGCGGGCGACTTTGGATCGGGAGGCAGCTGGGGCGAAGACCGTGTGGTTTTTGCATCAGTACACGGGTGCGTGTGTGGACGGTGCGAAGACTCACCGATGGCCGGTGATCGAGCCTTGTTCTCGTCCGTTTGGCCCGGGTTGCTTGGTTCAGTATTTTCCTCGCCGTTGCGGCGGGTTGAATCCCCTGACCCTCTGGCGGCTCTACCGTGAACAGCGTTACCGTCAGGAGACCTTGCGCCGAGCGCGTGTCTTGCTGACACACAGCGCTCATTTGGAGCGGGAGTACTCCCGATATGGGTTAGGGGTGCCGATTCGCCGCGTGCCCTTTCCGGCTGGGCCGGAGGCGAAGGTCCAGGGTCGCGGGGACCGGGATTACTAG
- a CDS encoding Lrp/AsnC family transcriptional regulator, translating into MDPLLKLLATDASLNRAQIAAALQMDESTVESKMRGYQEDEIILGYHAILNEEKLGLDLVRAVIEVKITPEREGGFDKLAERIARYSEVRSCALMSGGYDLLVVVEGANLREVASFVSEKLATLQGVLSTATHFMLKPYKEQGVLMKAERVEERLAVAP; encoded by the coding sequence ATGGATCCTTTGCTGAAACTCCTCGCCACCGACGCCTCGCTCAACCGCGCCCAGATCGCCGCCGCACTGCAAATGGACGAATCGACGGTGGAATCCAAAATGCGCGGATACCAAGAGGACGAAATCATCCTCGGCTACCATGCCATCCTCAACGAAGAGAAACTCGGCCTGGACCTCGTGCGCGCCGTCATCGAGGTCAAGATCACCCCCGAGCGCGAAGGCGGCTTCGACAAACTCGCCGAACGCATCGCGCGCTACAGCGAGGTCCGCTCCTGCGCCCTCATGTCCGGCGGCTACGACCTCCTCGTCGTGGTGGAAGGCGCCAACCTGCGGGAAGTAGCCAGTTTTGTCTCAGAAAAACTTGCCACCCTCCAAGGCGTTCTCTCCACCGCCACCCACTTCATGCTCAAACCCTACAAGGAACAAGGGGTCCTGATGAAAGCGGAACGGGTCGAGGAGCGCCTAGCCGTGGCTCCCTAA
- the shc gene encoding squalene--hopene cyclase — MTLQAGRNQPAPSASPTSSFAPPLRLSEAVEKSQRYLLREQKPEGYWVGELIVDSTLVADKLAYHHWAGDTDPEWQRKAVNHIFAMQLPDGGWNIYYGGPAEVNATIKAYLALKLAGVPVTDPRMLRAREMAKNLGGVPRMNTFSKLYLALLGLYPWKYVPTIPCEVILIGKWFYVNFNEMSNWSRSMLVPLAIINHFKPTRPLNPTVTLDELYPEGYHERDLALARDPELFTWRNFFLGLDRLHKFAEWFAQNKIHPFRRRALKRAEAWMLERFEGSDGLAAIFPAMLNALIALKALGYPDDHPQVRRAERELKKLEHETAQSVRIEPCFSPVWDSAIVAICLRESGVPADHPAMKKAGEWLMTKEIRFRGDWHYKNPTPVEPSGWVFEYENKWNPDVDDTAMVLLALRQIPTGNPAARNECFQRGLNWMMTFQCKDGGWAAFDKDCTKSILEKVPFADHNAMLDPECADITARILELLGYEKFDNRNPQIQRALQYLRAQQEPDGSWYGRWGVNYVYGTWQVLRGLRALNHPMNEPWLHQARGWLESVQNEDGGWGERCNTYDDPVFKGKGPSTPSQTAWAVMGLCAFDDPSNPNLIRGVQYLIDNQNPDGSWSELETTGTGFPRVFYLKYDMYRNSWPLLALATYRKLLDGQAAQVGDPRRTVQS, encoded by the coding sequence GTGACCCTTCAGGCCGGGCGCAACCAACCCGCACCCAGCGCCTCCCCAACAAGTTCATTCGCCCCTCCGCTTCGACTTTCCGAAGCGGTTGAAAAGTCCCAACGTTACCTCCTCCGCGAGCAAAAACCCGAGGGTTATTGGGTCGGCGAGTTGATTGTCGATAGCACCCTCGTCGCCGATAAACTGGCCTACCACCATTGGGCCGGCGATACCGATCCCGAATGGCAGCGCAAAGCCGTCAACCACATCTTCGCCATGCAGCTCCCGGACGGGGGCTGGAACATCTATTACGGCGGCCCGGCGGAGGTCAATGCCACCATCAAGGCCTACCTCGCCCTCAAGCTCGCCGGCGTTCCGGTCACCGATCCGCGCATGCTCCGCGCCCGCGAAATGGCCAAGAACCTGGGCGGTGTTCCCCGCATGAACACCTTCTCCAAACTCTACCTCGCGCTGCTCGGCCTCTACCCTTGGAAATACGTCCCCACGATCCCCTGCGAAGTCATTCTCATCGGGAAATGGTTCTACGTGAATTTCAACGAGATGAGCAACTGGAGCCGGTCGATGCTCGTCCCGCTCGCCATCATCAACCATTTCAAACCCACCCGCCCGCTCAATCCCACCGTCACGCTCGACGAACTCTACCCCGAGGGCTACCACGAGCGCGACCTCGCCCTCGCCAGGGACCCCGAACTCTTCACCTGGCGCAATTTCTTCCTTGGCCTGGATCGGCTCCATAAATTCGCCGAGTGGTTCGCTCAAAATAAAATTCATCCCTTCCGGCGCCGCGCCTTGAAACGTGCCGAGGCCTGGATGCTCGAACGCTTCGAAGGCTCCGACGGACTGGCGGCCATCTTCCCCGCCATGCTCAATGCCCTCATCGCCCTCAAAGCACTGGGCTACCCCGACGACCATCCCCAAGTCCGACGGGCCGAGCGCGAACTCAAAAAACTCGAGCACGAAACCGCCCAGAGCGTCCGCATCGAACCGTGTTTCAGCCCCGTCTGGGACTCCGCCATCGTCGCCATCTGCCTCCGCGAATCCGGCGTGCCCGCCGATCATCCCGCCATGAAGAAAGCGGGTGAATGGCTCATGACCAAGGAAATTCGCTTCCGCGGCGACTGGCACTACAAGAACCCCACCCCCGTCGAACCCAGCGGATGGGTGTTCGAATACGAGAACAAATGGAATCCGGACGTGGATGACACCGCCATGGTGTTGCTCGCGCTCCGCCAAATCCCCACCGGCAACCCCGCGGCCCGCAACGAATGCTTCCAGCGCGGGCTCAACTGGATGATGACCTTCCAGTGCAAAGACGGAGGCTGGGCCGCCTTCGACAAGGATTGCACCAAGAGCATCCTCGAGAAGGTCCCCTTCGCCGATCACAACGCCATGCTCGACCCGGAATGCGCCGACATCACCGCGCGCATCCTGGAATTGCTCGGTTACGAAAAATTCGACAACCGAAATCCCCAAATCCAACGAGCGCTCCAATACCTGCGCGCTCAACAAGAGCCCGACGGGTCCTGGTACGGACGCTGGGGCGTCAATTACGTTTACGGAACCTGGCAGGTTCTGCGCGGACTCCGCGCGCTCAATCACCCGATGAACGAGCCGTGGCTTCACCAAGCCCGCGGCTGGCTCGAAAGCGTGCAAAACGAGGACGGCGGGTGGGGCGAACGCTGCAACACCTACGACGATCCCGTTTTCAAAGGCAAAGGCCCTTCGACCCCCTCGCAAACGGCCTGGGCCGTCATGGGCTTGTGCGCGTTCGACGATCCGTCCAACCCCAACCTCATTCGCGGCGTTCAATACCTCATCGACAATCAGAATCCCGATGGATCCTGGTCCGAACTCGAAACCACCGGCACCGGATTCCCGCGTGTGTTCTACTTGAAGTACGACATGTACCGGAATAGCTGGCCCCTGCTGGCCCTCGCAACCTATCGCAAGCTGCTCGATGGCCAGGCGGCACAAGTCGGCGATCCCCGCCGGACGGTTCAGAGTTGA
- a CDS encoding MBL fold metallo-hydrolase, translating into MYLLEVFGQKILLECGLYQGRREESIQRNCCFPFAPSSLDAVVLSHAHLDHCGNLPNLTKQGFTGSIYCTFATRSLASIMLEDSANIQRSDAEFVSKQRAKRGQPPVEPLYTSTDAEMAIRQFVAVGYDRPVRVANGVTVTFRDAGHILGSAQVVLDLRDPSSSQRSRYLFTGDIGRGRDLILRDPQPVENVDYLQIESTYGGREHQSKDTAAEMLRTALQTLERGGKVIVPAFSVGRTQQFVYALNQFSRENKLPDAPIFVDSPLSVNATEVHRLHPECFNEETYKFLRDVASPFEMGNLTYIRDVEQSKKLNTLQGPAIIISASGMAEAGRVRHHLANHIGNPENLILFIGYCAEHTLGHQILSGKSPVNIFGEPHEVKARVLLVDYLSGHADRSELLDHVRRISGPLRKIFVVHGEEEQSLALAEALEKMKPHAKVIVPRRGEAHEC; encoded by the coding sequence ATGTATTTGTTGGAAGTGTTCGGTCAAAAGATTTTATTGGAGTGCGGCCTGTATCAGGGCCGGCGGGAGGAGTCGATTCAGCGCAATTGTTGTTTTCCTTTTGCGCCATCGAGTCTGGATGCGGTCGTCCTCAGCCATGCTCATTTGGACCACTGCGGCAATCTTCCGAATCTGACGAAACAGGGATTCACGGGAAGCATTTACTGCACTTTTGCGACGCGGAGTTTGGCGAGCATCATGCTGGAGGATTCAGCGAACATTCAGCGTTCCGACGCCGAGTTTGTGTCCAAGCAAAGGGCCAAGCGCGGACAACCTCCGGTCGAGCCGCTTTACACTTCCACCGACGCCGAGATGGCGATCCGTCAATTTGTGGCGGTCGGCTATGATCGTCCGGTTCGAGTGGCGAACGGGGTCACGGTGACGTTCCGGGACGCGGGTCATATTCTGGGCTCGGCGCAGGTGGTGTTGGATTTGCGCGACCCCTCCTCAAGCCAGCGGTCGCGTTATTTGTTCACGGGCGACATTGGCCGGGGCAGGGATTTGATCCTGCGCGACCCGCAGCCGGTGGAAAATGTCGATTACCTGCAGATCGAATCGACTTATGGTGGACGCGAGCATCAATCGAAGGACACCGCGGCGGAGATGTTGCGGACGGCGTTGCAGACTTTGGAGCGCGGGGGCAAGGTGATCGTCCCCGCATTTTCGGTGGGTCGGACGCAGCAATTTGTGTATGCGCTGAACCAGTTCTCGAGGGAAAACAAGCTTCCGGACGCCCCGATTTTTGTGGATAGCCCGCTGAGTGTGAACGCCACGGAAGTGCACCGGTTGCATCCGGAGTGTTTTAACGAGGAAACTTACAAGTTTTTGAGGGACGTGGCGAGTCCGTTTGAAATGGGCAATCTGACCTACATTCGCGACGTGGAGCAGTCGAAGAAACTCAACACCTTGCAAGGGCCGGCGATCATCATTTCGGCCTCAGGCATGGCGGAAGCCGGGCGGGTCCGGCATCATTTGGCGAATCACATCGGGAATCCCGAGAACCTGATTCTATTCATTGGTTATTGTGCCGAGCACACCCTGGGGCACCAGATTCTTTCCGGGAAGAGTCCGGTCAACATTTTCGGGGAGCCGCACGAGGTGAAGGCGAGGGTGCTCCTGGTGGATTATTTGTCGGGTCACGCGGATCGGAGCGAGTTGCTGGATCATGTGCGCCGGATCTCGGGGCCGCTCCGCAAGATTTTCGTGGTGCACGGGGAGGAGGAGCAATCGCTGGCCTTGGCGGAGGCGCTGGAGAAAATGAAGCCCCATGCCAAGGTCATCGTGCCCCGGCGGGGTGAAGCCCACGAGTGTTGA
- a CDS encoding peroxiredoxin, which produces MALRLGDLAPNFTSETTDGTIDFHQWLGSSWGILFSHPADYTPVCTTELGMVAKIKQEFEKRNVKVIAVSVDPLDSHHGWIKDINETQACVMNFPIIADPQKKVATLYDMIHPNADDKATVRSVFVIGPDKKIKLTLTYPASTGRNFLEILRVIDSLQLTAQHKVATPANWESGQDCIVVPALSDDDATKLFPRGFRKVKPYLRYTPQPNQ; this is translated from the coding sequence ATGGCACTCAGACTCGGCGATCTCGCCCCCAATTTCACCTCGGAAACCACGGACGGAACCATCGACTTCCACCAATGGCTCGGATCGAGCTGGGGAATCCTTTTCTCGCACCCTGCCGACTATACCCCCGTCTGCACCACCGAACTCGGCATGGTCGCCAAAATCAAACAGGAATTCGAGAAGCGCAACGTCAAGGTCATCGCTGTCAGCGTGGACCCTCTCGATTCCCACCACGGCTGGATCAAAGACATCAATGAAACCCAGGCCTGCGTGATGAACTTCCCCATCATCGCCGATCCCCAAAAGAAGGTGGCCACCCTCTATGACATGATCCACCCCAACGCGGACGATAAAGCCACCGTCCGCTCCGTCTTCGTCATCGGGCCGGACAAAAAAATCAAGCTCACCCTCACTTACCCCGCCAGCACCGGACGGAATTTCCTCGAAATCCTTCGCGTCATCGATTCCCTGCAACTCACCGCCCAACACAAAGTCGCCACTCCCGCCAATTGGGAAAGCGGCCAGGACTGCATCGTCGTGCCCGCCCTCTCCGACGACGATGCCACCAAACTCTTCCCCCGCGGTTTCCGCAAAGTGAAACCCTACCTCCGCTATACCCCGCAGCCGAACCAATAG